From the genome of Triticum aestivum cultivar Chinese Spring chromosome 3B, IWGSC CS RefSeq v2.1, whole genome shotgun sequence, one region includes:
- the LOC123072010 gene encoding uncharacterized protein (The sequence of the model RefSeq protein was modified relative to this genomic sequence to represent the inferred CDS: added 15 bases not found in genome assembly), whose amino-acid sequence MGSCASVHKDDVGLPKKQQLLASSPPPKDGKAVDGAPVGDVLVDLKRKIEGFGPSRTPDTGSKDEMFFESQPWLDSDCEDDFYSINGDFTPSRGSTPVHQPRAQTVMSSVFLPDNAVQSPNSSEASPTGRRKLADLLQEATRNDTGESADAATGESDGSKSGQQAVAPAAGKSVSERSSGCSTEPTPVREARSRKERAWYAGRCCLPTFVHSLALDDEGRQKTGPGPCAV is encoded by the exons TCGGTCCACAAGGACGACGTCGGGCTGCCCAAGAAGCAGCAGCTGctcgcctcctcgccgccgcccaaggACGGCAAGGCCGTCGACGGCGCCCCCGTCGGCGACGTCCTCGTCGACCTCAAGCGCAAGATCGAGGGCTTCGGCCCCAGCAGGACCCCTGACACCG GTAGCAAGGATGAGATGTTCTTCGAGTCTCAACCGTGGTTAGATTCCGACTGCGAGGACGACTTCTACAGTATAAATGGAG ATTTCACTCCGTCGCGCGGCAGCACTCCGGTCCATCAACCCAGGGCGCAGACCGTGATGAGCAGCGTATTTCTACCTGACAACGCCGTGCAGAGTCCCAATTCATCGGAGGCTTCTCCAACTGGACGGAGAAAATTAGCCGATCTCCTGCAAGAGGCGACGCGGAACGACACTGGGGAGAGCGCCGACGCCGCCACCGGAGAGTCGGACGGCAGCAAGAGCGGACAACAAGCCGTTGCCCCAGCAGCTGGGAAGTCTGTGTCGGAGCGCAGCTCCGGCTGCAGCACGGAGCCGACGCCGGTGAGGGAGGCCAGGAGCCGGAAAGAGCGGGCCTGGTATGCTGGCCGCTGCTGCCTGCCGACCTTCGTCCACAGCCTGGCCCTAGACGACGAGGGGCGGCAGAAGACGGGCCCTGGCCCCTGCGCCGTCTGA
- the LOC123072011 gene encoding transcription and mRNA export factor ENY2: MRSSINRPPTPDQDDDEEEEQGKEASLGDIINLKLVESGEKERLMELLRERLVECGWRDDMKALCRAYARKKGRNNVTLDDLIHVITPKGRASVPDAVKAELLQRIRSFLMSFSLW, from the exons AT GAGGTCGTCGATTAACCGGCCGCCGACGCCGGaccaggacgacgacgaggaggaggagcaagGGAAGGAGGCTTCTCTCGGAGATATCATCAACCTCAAG TTGGTAGAGAGCGGCGAGAAGGAGAGGCTGATGGAGCTTCTCCGGGAGCGGCTCGTCGAGTGCGGCTGGAGGGATGACATGAAGGCTCTATGCAG GGCTTATGCAAGGAAAAAGGGAAGAAATAATGTAACATTAGATGATCTTATTCATGTTATTACTCCAAAAGGAAGAG CCTCGGTGCCCGATGCGGTGAAGGCGGAGCTGCTGCAACGCATCCGATCCTTTCTGATGTCTTTCTCGCTTTGGTAG